A genomic window from Xyrauchen texanus isolate HMW12.3.18 chromosome 31, RBS_HiC_50CHRs, whole genome shotgun sequence includes:
- the LOC127625382 gene encoding SH3 and PX domain-containing protein 2B-like isoform X2, with protein sequence MPRRTVQDVTVQDVQKRRNPNKHYVYIIKVSWSDGSNEIIFRRYSKFFDLQMELLDKFPVEGGQKDPKRRIIPFLPGKILFRRSHIRDVAMKRLKPINEYCRALIQMPVYISQCEEVRVFFETRPEDLNPPKEEPTGRKKSGGDSSSGDPLLLDQYVAVTDYEKQESSEVSLYVGQVVEVIEKNESGWWFVSSEDTQGWVPATCLEAQDDPDDFLLPGGAVCRRFWSLPRHVGRRRTLGDLFSTGFGREEKYTAIYPYSARDPDEIDLERGMTVEVIQKNLEGWWKIRYQDKEGWAPASYLKKTDILSQKTASGAPVHASANDLDAAFKQQYASKENQMDRFSPFSDSKRTGARQRPPPRRDLTIPRGANLPKPPGPPPVEEEYYTIADFQTTIPDGISFQAGVKVEVIEKNSSGWWYIQIDDKEGWAPVTFIDKYKKTINASRPNFLAPLPGEMAQLKLDDTSSNNANSEDGWSKPLPDKPSSKSDFPTRPKLRDWKLNAVKSSPHFSGPLPPPPSSPTIEEKPALPPRRESINKSLELDDKLKTDLSKPLPPKPPAPGVNIPLVTPKAAPLKPDKPPEIKKEEKNKQIHMRNEMDLDYGHKVLENEVKRFNLKHVAKQPPKPKPDSLEEKPDSPSPATFIKQKPVIRPKPAPAVKPEPAAKNELDITNLRSKLRPSKPPEFGGNSRDPSQQNDTLSNTSNNTLNNGRSNEEPKCPPKQHNGHAPSETTKLPSTAPKQPPQKPSVAPRRPPPPKKSAEPTSPIDTEVPQEDFQEAKPAVPPQIRPPPPKMKAFALPATKMEEKPKVPVPPKPLFKTEKPGPPRDKLPPLIKEPAKEELFLAVADFEGDEQMPGFKEGAVFEVLERSSSGWWFCKNVSDGPVMEGWIPSNYLTKKP encoded by the exons GCCACATCAGAGACGTGGCAATGAAACGCCTCAAACCCATCAATGAGTACTGTAGG GCCCTGATTCAGATGCCAGTGTACATTTCTCAGTGTGAGGAGGTTCGTGTGTTCTTTGAGACTCGTCCTGAAGACCTGAACCCCCCTAAAGA GGAACCAACTGGAAGGAAGAAGTCAG GAGGAGATTCGTCCTCGGGCGACCCGCTGCTATTGGATCAGTATGTGGCTGTCACAGACTATGAGAAGCAGGAGAGCTCTGAGGTCAGCCTGTATGTGGGGCAGGTGGTGGAGGTCATCGAGAAGAATGAGTCTG GTTGGTGGTTTGTTAGTTCAGAGGACACTCAGGGTTGGGTACCGGCCACATGTCTGGAAGCTCAGGATGACCCTGATGATTTCTTACTGCCAGGAGGAGCAG TGTGCCGGAGGTTCTGGTCACTGCCGAGGCACGTTGGTCGCCGACGTACTTTAGGGGATCTGTTCAGCACAGGCTTTGGGCGAG AAGAAAAGTACACTGCGATCTATCCATACTCTGCCCGTGATCCAGATGAAATTGATTTGGAGAGAGGCATGACTGTTGAGGTCATTCAGAAAAACTTGGAAGGCTGGTGGAAGATCAG GTACCAAGATAAAGAGGGCTGGGCCCCGGCATCATACCTGAAGAagactgacattctcagtcagAAGACAGCGTCTGGTGCTCCAGTTCACGCCAGCGCTAATGATCTAGATGCTGCTTTTAAACAGCAGTACGCCAGCAAGGAGAATCAGATGGACCGATTTTCACCATTCTCAGACAGCAAGCGTA CAGGGGCACGACAAAGACCTCCACCACGCCGGGATCTTACAATA CCAAGAGGAGCAAACCTGCCTAAACCTCCAGGGCCTCCACCTGTAGAGGAGGAGTATTACACCATAGCAGACTTTCAAACAACCATCCCTGATGGCATTAGCTTCCAGGCAGGAGTGAAAGTTGAG GTCATTGAGAAGAACTCCAGTGGTTGGTGGTACATTCAGATAGATGATAAGGAAGGCTGGGCTCCGGTCACATTTATTGATAAGTACAAGAAGACTATCAATGCCTCTAGGCCTAACTTTTTGGCCCCCCTTCCTGGTGAGATGGCTCAGCTGAAGCTTGATGATACCTCTAGCAATAATGCCAACTCTGAAGATGGTTGGTCCAAACCCCTGCCGGATAAACCTTCATCCAAATCTGATTTTCCCACTCGTCCCAAACTGAGAGATTGGAAGCTCAATGCAGTCAAAAGCAGTCCCCATTTCTCAGGGCCTTTACCCCCACCTCCATCTTCACCTACAATTGAGGAGAAGCCAGCTTTACCACCCAGGAGAGAGTCCATCAACAAGAGCCTGGAACTGGATGACAAACTCAAAACAGACCTTTCCAAACCTCTCCCGCCCAAACCACCGGCTCCAGGGGTCAACATCCCGTTAGTGACCCCAAAAGCTGCTCCTCTCAAACCGGACAAACCCCCAGAGAttaagaaagaagaaaagaacaAGCAAATCCACATGCGCAATGAGATGGATTTGGATTATGGCCACAAAGTTTTAGAAAACGAGGTGAAAAGGTTTAACCTCAAGCATGTGGCAAAGCAGCCTCCCAAACCAAAGCCAGATTCACTTGAAGAAAAGCCTGATTCTCCGAGCCCAGCCACGTTCATAAAGCAGAAACCAGTTATCAGACCAAAACCTGCCCCTGCAGTGAAACCAGAGCCAGCAGCTAAGAACGAGTTGGATATCACAAACCTGAGGAGTAAACTTCGTCCATCTAAGCCTCCAGAGTTTGGTGGCAACTCAAGAGATCCTAGCCAACAGAATGACACCTTGTCCAACACATCCAACAACACCTTGAATAATGGCAGATCAAATGAGGAGCCAAAATGCCCCCCTAAGCAACATAATGGCCATGCCCCATCAGAAACAACTAAACTGCCTTCAACAGCACCAAAACAGCCACCACAAAAGCCTTCTGTGGCTCCTCGAAGACCTCCACCACCGAAGAAGAGTGCTGAGCCTACCAGTCCTATAGACACTGAAGTTCCTCAAGAAGACTTTCAGGAGGCCAAGCCAGCTGTTCCTCCTCAAATCAGACCCCCGCCACCTAAAATGAAAGCTTTCGCTCTGCCAGCCACCAAGATGGAGGAGAAACCCAAAGTGCCTGTGCCACCTAAGCCCCTCTTTAAAACAGAAAAACCTGGACCTCCGAGAGACAAACTCCCACCCCTGATCAAGGAGCCAGCCAAAGAGGAGCTGTTCTTAGCTGTGGCAGACTTCGAAGGAGACGAGCAGATGCCTGGCTTCAAAGAGGGTGCTGTTTTTGAAGTCCTGGAGCGGAGTAGCAGTGGCTGGTGGTTTTGTAAAAATGTGAGTGATGGGCCAGTTATGGAGGGCTGGATCCCTTCAAACTACCTGACCAAGAAACCTTAA
- the LOC127625382 gene encoding SH3 and PX domain-containing protein 2B-like isoform X3, which translates to MPRRTVQDVTVQDVQKRRNPNKHYVYIIKVSWSDGSNEIIFRRYSKFFDLQMELLDKFPVEGGQKDPKRRIIPFLPGKILFRRSHIRDVAMKRLKPINEYCRALIQMPVYISQCEEVRVFFETRPEDLNPPKEEPTGRKKSGGDSSSGDPLLLDQYVAVTDYEKQESSEVSLYVGQVVEVIEKNESGWWFVSSEDTQGWVPATCLEAQDDPDDFLLPGGAVCRRFWSLPRHVGRRRTLGDLFSTGFGREKYTAIYPYSARDPDEIDLERGMTVEVIQKNLEGWWKIRYQDKEGWAPASYLKKTDILSQKTASGAPVHASANDLDAAFKQQYASKENQMDRFSPFSDSKRKAGARQRPPPRRDLTIPRGANLPKPPGPPPVEEEYYTIADFQTTIPDGISFQAGVKVEVIEKNSSGWWYIQIDDKEGWAPVTFIDKYKKTINASRPNFLAPLPGEMAQLKLDDTSSNNANSEDGWSKPLPDKPSSKSDFPTRPKLRDWKLNAVKSSPHFSGPLPPPPSSPTIEEKPALPPRRESINKSLELDDKLKTDLSKPLPPKPPAPGVNIPLVTPKAAPLKPDKPPEIKKEEKNKQIHMRNEMDLDYGHKVLENEVKRFNLKHVAKQPPKPKPDSLEEKPDSPSPATFIKQKPVIRPKPAPAVKPEPAAKNELDITNLRSKLRPSKPPEFGGNSRDPSQQNDTLSNTSNNTLNNGRSNEEPKCPPKQHNGHAPSETTKLPSTAPKQPPQKPSVAPRRPPPPKKSAEPTSPIDTEVPQEDFQEAKPAVPPQIRPPPPKMKAFALPATKMEEKPKVPVPPKPLFKTEKPGPPRDKLPPLIKEPAKEELFLAVADFEGDEQMPGFKEGAVFEVLERSSSGWWFCKNVSDGPVMEGWIPSNYLTKKP; encoded by the exons GCCACATCAGAGACGTGGCAATGAAACGCCTCAAACCCATCAATGAGTACTGTAGG GCCCTGATTCAGATGCCAGTGTACATTTCTCAGTGTGAGGAGGTTCGTGTGTTCTTTGAGACTCGTCCTGAAGACCTGAACCCCCCTAAAGA GGAACCAACTGGAAGGAAGAAGTCAG GAGGAGATTCGTCCTCGGGCGACCCGCTGCTATTGGATCAGTATGTGGCTGTCACAGACTATGAGAAGCAGGAGAGCTCTGAGGTCAGCCTGTATGTGGGGCAGGTGGTGGAGGTCATCGAGAAGAATGAGTCTG GTTGGTGGTTTGTTAGTTCAGAGGACACTCAGGGTTGGGTACCGGCCACATGTCTGGAAGCTCAGGATGACCCTGATGATTTCTTACTGCCAGGAGGAGCAG TGTGCCGGAGGTTCTGGTCACTGCCGAGGCACGTTGGTCGCCGACGTACTTTAGGGGATCTGTTCAGCACAGGCTTTGGGCGAG AAAAGTACACTGCGATCTATCCATACTCTGCCCGTGATCCAGATGAAATTGATTTGGAGAGAGGCATGACTGTTGAGGTCATTCAGAAAAACTTGGAAGGCTGGTGGAAGATCAG GTACCAAGATAAAGAGGGCTGGGCCCCGGCATCATACCTGAAGAagactgacattctcagtcagAAGACAGCGTCTGGTGCTCCAGTTCACGCCAGCGCTAATGATCTAGATGCTGCTTTTAAACAGCAGTACGCCAGCAAGGAGAATCAGATGGACCGATTTTCACCATTCTCAGACAGCAAGCGTA AAGCAGGGGCACGACAAAGACCTCCACCACGCCGGGATCTTACAATA CCAAGAGGAGCAAACCTGCCTAAACCTCCAGGGCCTCCACCTGTAGAGGAGGAGTATTACACCATAGCAGACTTTCAAACAACCATCCCTGATGGCATTAGCTTCCAGGCAGGAGTGAAAGTTGAG GTCATTGAGAAGAACTCCAGTGGTTGGTGGTACATTCAGATAGATGATAAGGAAGGCTGGGCTCCGGTCACATTTATTGATAAGTACAAGAAGACTATCAATGCCTCTAGGCCTAACTTTTTGGCCCCCCTTCCTGGTGAGATGGCTCAGCTGAAGCTTGATGATACCTCTAGCAATAATGCCAACTCTGAAGATGGTTGGTCCAAACCCCTGCCGGATAAACCTTCATCCAAATCTGATTTTCCCACTCGTCCCAAACTGAGAGATTGGAAGCTCAATGCAGTCAAAAGCAGTCCCCATTTCTCAGGGCCTTTACCCCCACCTCCATCTTCACCTACAATTGAGGAGAAGCCAGCTTTACCACCCAGGAGAGAGTCCATCAACAAGAGCCTGGAACTGGATGACAAACTCAAAACAGACCTTTCCAAACCTCTCCCGCCCAAACCACCGGCTCCAGGGGTCAACATCCCGTTAGTGACCCCAAAAGCTGCTCCTCTCAAACCGGACAAACCCCCAGAGAttaagaaagaagaaaagaacaAGCAAATCCACATGCGCAATGAGATGGATTTGGATTATGGCCACAAAGTTTTAGAAAACGAGGTGAAAAGGTTTAACCTCAAGCATGTGGCAAAGCAGCCTCCCAAACCAAAGCCAGATTCACTTGAAGAAAAGCCTGATTCTCCGAGCCCAGCCACGTTCATAAAGCAGAAACCAGTTATCAGACCAAAACCTGCCCCTGCAGTGAAACCAGAGCCAGCAGCTAAGAACGAGTTGGATATCACAAACCTGAGGAGTAAACTTCGTCCATCTAAGCCTCCAGAGTTTGGTGGCAACTCAAGAGATCCTAGCCAACAGAATGACACCTTGTCCAACACATCCAACAACACCTTGAATAATGGCAGATCAAATGAGGAGCCAAAATGCCCCCCTAAGCAACATAATGGCCATGCCCCATCAGAAACAACTAAACTGCCTTCAACAGCACCAAAACAGCCACCACAAAAGCCTTCTGTGGCTCCTCGAAGACCTCCACCACCGAAGAAGAGTGCTGAGCCTACCAGTCCTATAGACACTGAAGTTCCTCAAGAAGACTTTCAGGAGGCCAAGCCAGCTGTTCCTCCTCAAATCAGACCCCCGCCACCTAAAATGAAAGCTTTCGCTCTGCCAGCCACCAAGATGGAGGAGAAACCCAAAGTGCCTGTGCCACCTAAGCCCCTCTTTAAAACAGAAAAACCTGGACCTCCGAGAGACAAACTCCCACCCCTGATCAAGGAGCCAGCCAAAGAGGAGCTGTTCTTAGCTGTGGCAGACTTCGAAGGAGACGAGCAGATGCCTGGCTTCAAAGAGGGTGCTGTTTTTGAAGTCCTGGAGCGGAGTAGCAGTGGCTGGTGGTTTTGTAAAAATGTGAGTGATGGGCCAGTTATGGAGGGCTGGATCCCTTCAAACTACCTGACCAAGAAACCTTAA
- the LOC127625382 gene encoding SH3 and PX domain-containing protein 2B-like isoform X1, which produces MPRRTVQDVTVQDVQKRRNPNKHYVYIIKVSWSDGSNEIIFRRYSKFFDLQMELLDKFPVEGGQKDPKRRIIPFLPGKILFRRSHIRDVAMKRLKPINEYCRALIQMPVYISQCEEVRVFFETRPEDLNPPKEEPTGRKKSGGDSSSGDPLLLDQYVAVTDYEKQESSEVSLYVGQVVEVIEKNESGWWFVSSEDTQGWVPATCLEAQDDPDDFLLPGGAVCRRFWSLPRHVGRRRTLGDLFSTGFGREEKYTAIYPYSARDPDEIDLERGMTVEVIQKNLEGWWKIRYQDKEGWAPASYLKKTDILSQKTASGAPVHASANDLDAAFKQQYASKENQMDRFSPFSDSKRKAGARQRPPPRRDLTIPRGANLPKPPGPPPVEEEYYTIADFQTTIPDGISFQAGVKVEVIEKNSSGWWYIQIDDKEGWAPVTFIDKYKKTINASRPNFLAPLPGEMAQLKLDDTSSNNANSEDGWSKPLPDKPSSKSDFPTRPKLRDWKLNAVKSSPHFSGPLPPPPSSPTIEEKPALPPRRESINKSLELDDKLKTDLSKPLPPKPPAPGVNIPLVTPKAAPLKPDKPPEIKKEEKNKQIHMRNEMDLDYGHKVLENEVKRFNLKHVAKQPPKPKPDSLEEKPDSPSPATFIKQKPVIRPKPAPAVKPEPAAKNELDITNLRSKLRPSKPPEFGGNSRDPSQQNDTLSNTSNNTLNNGRSNEEPKCPPKQHNGHAPSETTKLPSTAPKQPPQKPSVAPRRPPPPKKSAEPTSPIDTEVPQEDFQEAKPAVPPQIRPPPPKMKAFALPATKMEEKPKVPVPPKPLFKTEKPGPPRDKLPPLIKEPAKEELFLAVADFEGDEQMPGFKEGAVFEVLERSSSGWWFCKNVSDGPVMEGWIPSNYLTKKP; this is translated from the exons GCCACATCAGAGACGTGGCAATGAAACGCCTCAAACCCATCAATGAGTACTGTAGG GCCCTGATTCAGATGCCAGTGTACATTTCTCAGTGTGAGGAGGTTCGTGTGTTCTTTGAGACTCGTCCTGAAGACCTGAACCCCCCTAAAGA GGAACCAACTGGAAGGAAGAAGTCAG GAGGAGATTCGTCCTCGGGCGACCCGCTGCTATTGGATCAGTATGTGGCTGTCACAGACTATGAGAAGCAGGAGAGCTCTGAGGTCAGCCTGTATGTGGGGCAGGTGGTGGAGGTCATCGAGAAGAATGAGTCTG GTTGGTGGTTTGTTAGTTCAGAGGACACTCAGGGTTGGGTACCGGCCACATGTCTGGAAGCTCAGGATGACCCTGATGATTTCTTACTGCCAGGAGGAGCAG TGTGCCGGAGGTTCTGGTCACTGCCGAGGCACGTTGGTCGCCGACGTACTTTAGGGGATCTGTTCAGCACAGGCTTTGGGCGAG AAGAAAAGTACACTGCGATCTATCCATACTCTGCCCGTGATCCAGATGAAATTGATTTGGAGAGAGGCATGACTGTTGAGGTCATTCAGAAAAACTTGGAAGGCTGGTGGAAGATCAG GTACCAAGATAAAGAGGGCTGGGCCCCGGCATCATACCTGAAGAagactgacattctcagtcagAAGACAGCGTCTGGTGCTCCAGTTCACGCCAGCGCTAATGATCTAGATGCTGCTTTTAAACAGCAGTACGCCAGCAAGGAGAATCAGATGGACCGATTTTCACCATTCTCAGACAGCAAGCGTA AAGCAGGGGCACGACAAAGACCTCCACCACGCCGGGATCTTACAATA CCAAGAGGAGCAAACCTGCCTAAACCTCCAGGGCCTCCACCTGTAGAGGAGGAGTATTACACCATAGCAGACTTTCAAACAACCATCCCTGATGGCATTAGCTTCCAGGCAGGAGTGAAAGTTGAG GTCATTGAGAAGAACTCCAGTGGTTGGTGGTACATTCAGATAGATGATAAGGAAGGCTGGGCTCCGGTCACATTTATTGATAAGTACAAGAAGACTATCAATGCCTCTAGGCCTAACTTTTTGGCCCCCCTTCCTGGTGAGATGGCTCAGCTGAAGCTTGATGATACCTCTAGCAATAATGCCAACTCTGAAGATGGTTGGTCCAAACCCCTGCCGGATAAACCTTCATCCAAATCTGATTTTCCCACTCGTCCCAAACTGAGAGATTGGAAGCTCAATGCAGTCAAAAGCAGTCCCCATTTCTCAGGGCCTTTACCCCCACCTCCATCTTCACCTACAATTGAGGAGAAGCCAGCTTTACCACCCAGGAGAGAGTCCATCAACAAGAGCCTGGAACTGGATGACAAACTCAAAACAGACCTTTCCAAACCTCTCCCGCCCAAACCACCGGCTCCAGGGGTCAACATCCCGTTAGTGACCCCAAAAGCTGCTCCTCTCAAACCGGACAAACCCCCAGAGAttaagaaagaagaaaagaacaAGCAAATCCACATGCGCAATGAGATGGATTTGGATTATGGCCACAAAGTTTTAGAAAACGAGGTGAAAAGGTTTAACCTCAAGCATGTGGCAAAGCAGCCTCCCAAACCAAAGCCAGATTCACTTGAAGAAAAGCCTGATTCTCCGAGCCCAGCCACGTTCATAAAGCAGAAACCAGTTATCAGACCAAAACCTGCCCCTGCAGTGAAACCAGAGCCAGCAGCTAAGAACGAGTTGGATATCACAAACCTGAGGAGTAAACTTCGTCCATCTAAGCCTCCAGAGTTTGGTGGCAACTCAAGAGATCCTAGCCAACAGAATGACACCTTGTCCAACACATCCAACAACACCTTGAATAATGGCAGATCAAATGAGGAGCCAAAATGCCCCCCTAAGCAACATAATGGCCATGCCCCATCAGAAACAACTAAACTGCCTTCAACAGCACCAAAACAGCCACCACAAAAGCCTTCTGTGGCTCCTCGAAGACCTCCACCACCGAAGAAGAGTGCTGAGCCTACCAGTCCTATAGACACTGAAGTTCCTCAAGAAGACTTTCAGGAGGCCAAGCCAGCTGTTCCTCCTCAAATCAGACCCCCGCCACCTAAAATGAAAGCTTTCGCTCTGCCAGCCACCAAGATGGAGGAGAAACCCAAAGTGCCTGTGCCACCTAAGCCCCTCTTTAAAACAGAAAAACCTGGACCTCCGAGAGACAAACTCCCACCCCTGATCAAGGAGCCAGCCAAAGAGGAGCTGTTCTTAGCTGTGGCAGACTTCGAAGGAGACGAGCAGATGCCTGGCTTCAAAGAGGGTGCTGTTTTTGAAGTCCTGGAGCGGAGTAGCAGTGGCTGGTGGTTTTGTAAAAATGTGAGTGATGGGCCAGTTATGGAGGGCTGGATCCCTTCAAACTACCTGACCAAGAAACCTTAA
- the LOC127625382 gene encoding SH3 and PX domain-containing protein 2B-like isoform X5 codes for MPRRTVQDVTVQDVQKRRNPNKHYVYIIKVSWSDGSNEIIFRRYSKFFDLQMELLDKFPVEGGQKDPKRRIIPFLPGKILFRRSHIRDVAMKRLKPINEYCRALIQMPVYISQCEEVRVFFETRPEDLNPPKEEPTGRKKSGGDSSSGDPLLLDQYVAVTDYEKQESSEVSLYVGQVVEVIEKNESGWWFVSSEDTQGWVPATCLEAQDDPDDFLLPGGAEKYTAIYPYSARDPDEIDLERGMTVEVIQKNLEGWWKIRYQDKEGWAPASYLKKTDILSQKTASGAPVHASANDLDAAFKQQYASKENQMDRFSPFSDSKRKAGARQRPPPRRDLTIPRGANLPKPPGPPPVEEEYYTIADFQTTIPDGISFQAGVKVEVIEKNSSGWWYIQIDDKEGWAPVTFIDKYKKTINASRPNFLAPLPGEMAQLKLDDTSSNNANSEDGWSKPLPDKPSSKSDFPTRPKLRDWKLNAVKSSPHFSGPLPPPPSSPTIEEKPALPPRRESINKSLELDDKLKTDLSKPLPPKPPAPGVNIPLVTPKAAPLKPDKPPEIKKEEKNKQIHMRNEMDLDYGHKVLENEVKRFNLKHVAKQPPKPKPDSLEEKPDSPSPATFIKQKPVIRPKPAPAVKPEPAAKNELDITNLRSKLRPSKPPEFGGNSRDPSQQNDTLSNTSNNTLNNGRSNEEPKCPPKQHNGHAPSETTKLPSTAPKQPPQKPSVAPRRPPPPKKSAEPTSPIDTEVPQEDFQEAKPAVPPQIRPPPPKMKAFALPATKMEEKPKVPVPPKPLFKTEKPGPPRDKLPPLIKEPAKEELFLAVADFEGDEQMPGFKEGAVFEVLERSSSGWWFCKNVSDGPVMEGWIPSNYLTKKP; via the exons GCCACATCAGAGACGTGGCAATGAAACGCCTCAAACCCATCAATGAGTACTGTAGG GCCCTGATTCAGATGCCAGTGTACATTTCTCAGTGTGAGGAGGTTCGTGTGTTCTTTGAGACTCGTCCTGAAGACCTGAACCCCCCTAAAGA GGAACCAACTGGAAGGAAGAAGTCAG GAGGAGATTCGTCCTCGGGCGACCCGCTGCTATTGGATCAGTATGTGGCTGTCACAGACTATGAGAAGCAGGAGAGCTCTGAGGTCAGCCTGTATGTGGGGCAGGTGGTGGAGGTCATCGAGAAGAATGAGTCTG GTTGGTGGTTTGTTAGTTCAGAGGACACTCAGGGTTGGGTACCGGCCACATGTCTGGAAGCTCAGGATGACCCTGATGATTTCTTACTGCCAGGAGGAGCAG AAAAGTACACTGCGATCTATCCATACTCTGCCCGTGATCCAGATGAAATTGATTTGGAGAGAGGCATGACTGTTGAGGTCATTCAGAAAAACTTGGAAGGCTGGTGGAAGATCAG GTACCAAGATAAAGAGGGCTGGGCCCCGGCATCATACCTGAAGAagactgacattctcagtcagAAGACAGCGTCTGGTGCTCCAGTTCACGCCAGCGCTAATGATCTAGATGCTGCTTTTAAACAGCAGTACGCCAGCAAGGAGAATCAGATGGACCGATTTTCACCATTCTCAGACAGCAAGCGTA AAGCAGGGGCACGACAAAGACCTCCACCACGCCGGGATCTTACAATA CCAAGAGGAGCAAACCTGCCTAAACCTCCAGGGCCTCCACCTGTAGAGGAGGAGTATTACACCATAGCAGACTTTCAAACAACCATCCCTGATGGCATTAGCTTCCAGGCAGGAGTGAAAGTTGAG GTCATTGAGAAGAACTCCAGTGGTTGGTGGTACATTCAGATAGATGATAAGGAAGGCTGGGCTCCGGTCACATTTATTGATAAGTACAAGAAGACTATCAATGCCTCTAGGCCTAACTTTTTGGCCCCCCTTCCTGGTGAGATGGCTCAGCTGAAGCTTGATGATACCTCTAGCAATAATGCCAACTCTGAAGATGGTTGGTCCAAACCCCTGCCGGATAAACCTTCATCCAAATCTGATTTTCCCACTCGTCCCAAACTGAGAGATTGGAAGCTCAATGCAGTCAAAAGCAGTCCCCATTTCTCAGGGCCTTTACCCCCACCTCCATCTTCACCTACAATTGAGGAGAAGCCAGCTTTACCACCCAGGAGAGAGTCCATCAACAAGAGCCTGGAACTGGATGACAAACTCAAAACAGACCTTTCCAAACCTCTCCCGCCCAAACCACCGGCTCCAGGGGTCAACATCCCGTTAGTGACCCCAAAAGCTGCTCCTCTCAAACCGGACAAACCCCCAGAGAttaagaaagaagaaaagaacaAGCAAATCCACATGCGCAATGAGATGGATTTGGATTATGGCCACAAAGTTTTAGAAAACGAGGTGAAAAGGTTTAACCTCAAGCATGTGGCAAAGCAGCCTCCCAAACCAAAGCCAGATTCACTTGAAGAAAAGCCTGATTCTCCGAGCCCAGCCACGTTCATAAAGCAGAAACCAGTTATCAGACCAAAACCTGCCCCTGCAGTGAAACCAGAGCCAGCAGCTAAGAACGAGTTGGATATCACAAACCTGAGGAGTAAACTTCGTCCATCTAAGCCTCCAGAGTTTGGTGGCAACTCAAGAGATCCTAGCCAACAGAATGACACCTTGTCCAACACATCCAACAACACCTTGAATAATGGCAGATCAAATGAGGAGCCAAAATGCCCCCCTAAGCAACATAATGGCCATGCCCCATCAGAAACAACTAAACTGCCTTCAACAGCACCAAAACAGCCACCACAAAAGCCTTCTGTGGCTCCTCGAAGACCTCCACCACCGAAGAAGAGTGCTGAGCCTACCAGTCCTATAGACACTGAAGTTCCTCAAGAAGACTTTCAGGAGGCCAAGCCAGCTGTTCCTCCTCAAATCAGACCCCCGCCACCTAAAATGAAAGCTTTCGCTCTGCCAGCCACCAAGATGGAGGAGAAACCCAAAGTGCCTGTGCCACCTAAGCCCCTCTTTAAAACAGAAAAACCTGGACCTCCGAGAGACAAACTCCCACCCCTGATCAAGGAGCCAGCCAAAGAGGAGCTGTTCTTAGCTGTGGCAGACTTCGAAGGAGACGAGCAGATGCCTGGCTTCAAAGAGGGTGCTGTTTTTGAAGTCCTGGAGCGGAGTAGCAGTGGCTGGTGGTTTTGTAAAAATGTGAGTGATGGGCCAGTTATGGAGGGCTGGATCCCTTCAAACTACCTGACCAAGAAACCTTAA